DNA sequence from the Alkaliphilus metalliredigens QYMF genome:
AAGCCATTGATTATATTGCCAAAGTGGTTAAACCGGATGGCATTATTAGTACCAAGAGTAGCCACATAAAGATTGCCAAAGAAAAAGGAATGTTTACGATACAACGTTTTTTTCTCATTGATAATCAATCCTATAATATGACCATTAAAAGTGTTGAGCTTACACATCCAGATATGATTGAGATCATGCCAGGGGTGATACCGGGCGTTATTGGTCGTATGACTAAGAAATTAACCACACCTGTGATTGCAGGCGGATTAATAGAAAGTAAGCAAGATATTATTGAAGTCTTGAAGGCCGGGGCATTAGGGGCTTCCACTGGGAAAAAAGAATTATGGGAGTTGTAATCAAATAATATATTTCAAGTCAAGATAAAGGCTGAATAAAGAGAGCGAGTCACATTTAAAAGAGAGTAATAACCTTTTTTAGATGTGGCTTTTTTATACAATAGGAAAGTTTTGTTTCCTATTGTATAAAAAACGAGGGGGGACTAATATGATAAGTATAGGTGAAACGATTTTAAGACTCGTTCTTTCTGCACTGACTGGTGGACTGGTGGGAATGGAGAGGGAAGCCAACAATCGACCTGCTGGACTGAGGACCCATGTATTAGTTACATTGGGTTCAACATTGATCATGCTTATATCCATGTATGGCTTTGATGGATTGGGGGTAGATGGTCAAGGAGGAGAGCCTGCAAGGTTAGCGGCACAAGTCGTAAGTGGTATCGGATTTTTAGGGGCAGGTACAATTCTACGTACGGGGAATAACATTAGTGGACTGACGACAGCAGCAAGTATCTGGGTATGTGGTGGAATTGGATTAGCCATAGGCAGTGGATATTATATTGGGGGATTAACCACTGCAGGGATTGTTTTTTTTACGCTTAAAAGTCTAGGATTAGTTGAAAACAAGCTTTTCAAAAAGAAATACAAGTCATTGATTCTACAATGTAGAGAAAGACCTGGATTAGTTGGGGACATTGGACACTTATTAGGAAAGAATAATATTATTATAAAGGATATCAAAGTGATTAATGAATATGACCAATACGATGAATACGATGAAAGTAATTCTATTGAAATTCATTTTATGGTCAAAATACCTTCGAAATTTTATGGTGAAAAGTTCTTTGAAGAGCTCCTGGATATCAATGGAATTCGTGATGCCATGTGGGATGGGACATCGAAAGTATATAATGTAAAAAGAAGTGTTAAATAGTAGAAGAATAAAACATGTAGTCTAAATTACATTTGTATAAATAATAATTAAAGTGTATAATCATTCTAAAGAAATTAGCGTCATTTCGTACTTAGAAAGGTGTGGGTGCAATGAAACCTATCGGATTGGCATACGGTCGAAAAGAAGTATTATTGGGGTTACCGGAAAAAACCCTAGTGCAAGTATTGGAAGGCAAGCCCAATGGGCATGAAAAAACTGAAGAAGCCATTATTGTAGAGGCTTTGAGCAATCCCATGGGAACCGATAGATTGCAGGATATTGTGAAGGCAGGACAGCGGGTATGCCTTGTGATTTCCGATGTCACAAGAGCTTGGCAGAAAATGAGTCTGTATCTTCCTTATATCGTTGAAGAACTAAACCAAGCGGGAATCCTAGATGAAAATATTATTTTTCTCTGTGCAACCGGTTCTCATCGAAAACAATCAAGAGAAGAACATAAACTGCTTTTAGGAGAAGAACTAGCGCTGCGCTTTCAGGTGATCGATCATGACTGCAGAGATGAGAGTAATCTAGTTGATCTGGGGAAGACAAGCTTTGGAACCCCAGTTCAAATCAATCGAATTGCCATGGATTGTGATCATATTATTATAACCGGAGCCATTGTATACCACGATTTAGTTGGCTGGGGAGGGGGCAAAAAATCAATCCTTCCTGGAATTGCGGGGTATCAGTCCATTATGGGTAACCATGGATTATCCTTAAGTCATATAGAGGGTGCGGGAACCCATCCCCATGTCAAGAGTGGGAATATTGTCCAAAATCCATTGCATGAGGATATGTTAGAAGCTGCCGGTATTGTCAATCCTTCCTTTTTATTTAATGTGATGATGGATGAGGCAGGTAACATTGGAAATGCCGTTGCAGGGCATTTTGAAGGGGCCCATGAAGTAGGACGAAAGCTAGTCAGTGAAAGTGATGGTATATTTATTAATGAAAAGGCAGATTTGGTTATTGCTTCTGCAGGTGGATTTCCCAAGGATATGAACCTATATCAAGCTTCTAAGGCTTTAAGTAATGGTAAGGAAGCCCTTAAGCCAGGTGGAACAATGATATTGTTATGTCAGTGTGAGGAAGGCTTTGGACATCCTGAGGTTCAAGAAATCATCACTGGTTTTGAAAGTAACCTAGCCCGTGAAACGGAATTGAGAAGAAATTATACCATTGCAAAATATGCTGGTTTTTTAGTCACTGAAATTGCTGCTAAATATAAAGTGATACTGGTGTCTGAAATTGATCCAGTACTGCTAGAGGCAGCCAATATTAAAGTAGTGAGCACCCTAGAATCGGCATTAAAGTTAGTTGGTGGAATACAAGATGCAATCTTAAAAACCTATGTGATTCCTAAGGCGGCAAATGTATTGCCTATAGTAGCCAGTGATTCTAATTAATTGGATTTTAGATAAAGATGCCCTTGAAGGATCAACTCTTCAAGGACATTTTTTATATAACAGGAAAATGAATTGAAATAAAATCATATTATTATGAATTTTTTGTTGAAATGAAAAAGACTTTGTGATAGTATGTTCATATTGATTCAACAAATGTACACTGTAGATAAACAAAAGGGAGGTGTAATGATGGAGCGTGATGGGGGTACCCATTATATTGTTAACGAAAAAGCACTGCCGATCGTACTCTTAAAGACCGTGGAAGCAAAGGAATTACTAAAAAAAGGTGAGGTCGTGACCATCCATGAAGCAGTGGACCGGGTAGGCATGAGTCGCAGTGCCTACTACAAGTATAAGGACTACATCTTCCCTCTTTATGAAATGAATAAGGGGAAAATCATTACAATGCATTTGATATTAAAACATCTTCCAGGTATTTTATCCGAGGTACTAAACCAAATAGCGGAGTCTGAGGCTAGTGTTTTAACCATTAACCAAAGTATTCCTGCCCATGGAATCGCCAATATTTCCGTAGCATTAGAAACGAGACAGATGACAATCAATATTGAAGAGTTAATTTTAAAGATGGAACAAATAAAAGGAGTGCAGAAAATCAATATACTTGCACAGGAGTAGTTTTAAATTATATTGCTTAAGTGAGTAAGCAAGGACGAGGGGATGATAAAATTGGGGAAAATAAAAATTGCTTTGCTAGGAATGGGAACAGTGGGAACCGGAGTATGGCAGATTGTACATGAGAATAAAGAAGAGATATTGAGAAGCTGTGGCTATGAAATTGAGGTCTCAAAAATTTTAGTGAGGGATTTAGAAAAAAAGAGAAATGCAGATATTCCACAGTCATTATTGACAACAAACTATGAAGAGATTGTCAATGATAAAGAGATCGAAATCGTGGTAGAGCTCATGGGAGGCATTGAGCCAGCTAAGGGCTATATTATGAAGGCCATTGAAAATAAAAAACATGTGGTGACGGCCAACAAAGCATTAATCGCATCCCATGGAGATGAAATCATAGAAAAAGCAAAAGAGAAAAAGGTGATAATCCAATATGAAGCCAGTGTTGGTGGGGGAATTCCAGTTCTACAGGCAATCAAAGAGGGGTTATCAGGCAATAAAATTCAAGAAGTCATGGGAATTGTCAATGGCACAACCAATTATATTTTAACAAAAATGACCAAAGAAAAAGTGGATTTTGAAACGGTATTAAAAGAAGCCCAAGATAAGGGTTATGCAGAAGCAGATCCAACTGCAGATATTGAAGGCTATGATGCAGCACATAAATTAACGATTTTGGCCTCCTTATCCTTTGGATCAAATGTTAACTTTGATAGTGTCTACCGAGAGGGGATCACAAAAATCACACCCTTAGATATTGAATATGCAGATGAATTGGGATATGCCATTAAGCTTTTGGCCATAGGCAAGGAAAAGGACAACGAAATGGAATTGAGAGTTCACCCAACATTTATCCCTTTATCCCATCCATTAGCAGCGGTGGGGGATGCTTTCAATGCAGTCTTTTTAAAGGGCAATGCAGTAGGTGAATTAATGTTTTATGGAAAGGGTGCTGGGGATTTACCAACTGGAAGTGCGGTTGTGGGAGATATGATATCCATTATTAAAAACAAATGTAATTTAGCTGATGAATCCTTGAAAACAGTAGACAAAAAGCCAAATAAGTCTGTGAAGCCTATGTCCGAAATAAATTGTGAATACTATATTCGTGTCATGGTGAAGGATCGACCTGCGGTGTTGGGAAAAATCGCCTCATTAATAGGAGATAGTGGTGTCAGCTTATCCACAGTGATTCAAAAGGGGGAAGGGGACCCTTCTGTATCCCTTGTCTTTATTACACATCGAACAAATGAAGGTAATATAAAGCGAGCCTTAGATGCGATTATAGCAGTCCCTGAGGTAGTAGAGCTTGCCAACCTAATTCGTGTGGAGAATAGCTAGATAGAAAACAACTAAAAACAGCTTAAATAGCTAATAAAGGGAGGCATTCATTATGTGGGAAGGTATCATATCAAAATATAGCAGTTATTTTGGCGTAGCAGATGGGGAAAAGGTCATTACGTTAAATGAAGGAAATACACCTTTAATTGCAGCAGAGAATATAGGAGAGATGCTAGGAGGCATCAAATTATATCTGAAATATGAAGGATTAAATCCAACGGGATCCTTTAAGGACAGAGGGATGACCATGGCGGTTTCTAAGGCTGTGGAAGCAGGAAGCAAAGCCATTATCTGTGCGTCAACTGGAAATACATCAGCGGCAGCGGCAGCCTATGCTGCAAAGGCTGGTATACAATGTTTTGTATTAATTCCTAATAAAAAAATTGCACTTGGAAAGCTTTCACAGGCCGTTATTTATGGAGCTAAGATCATACCTGTAGAGGGGAACTTTGATGATGCCCTACGGATTGTACAGGAGATTGCGGCTGAAGGAAGGGTGACTCTAGTGAATTCAGTTAACCCCTATCGTTTAATTGGTCAAAGATCAGGGGCTTATGAGGTTTGTGAGCAATTAGAGGGGGAAATTGACTATTTATCTATTCCTGTAGGGAATGCAGGTAATATCTCTGCCTACTGGGCAGGGTTTAAAGATTACTTTGAAGCAGGGAAACTGAAAAAGTTACCTGTCATGCTAGGATTTCAGGCTGAGGGGGCTGCACCTATCGTTGAAAATCGAATTTTCGAAAATCCGGAGACTGTTGCAACGGCCATTCGAATTGGGAACCCTGCCAGCTGGGAAAAGGCAGTGGCTGCCCGGGATGATTCCAAAGGACTGATAGATAAGGTAACTGATGAAGAAATATTAAGTGCCCAAAGACTCTTAGCATCAAAGGAAGGGATTTTTGTTGAGCCAGCCTCTGCTGCCAGTGTAGCTGGGGTCATTCAACTTAGCAAAAAAGGTTATTTTAAAAAGGGTCAAAAAGTCGTATGCGTGTTGACGGGGAATGGGTTAAAGGATCCCTCTGTAGTAGATGTGGAGAAGGAACTCAAGGTCTATGGCGTACATACGGAGGAAATAAAAATACTCATTAATGAATGTTTAGGAGGAGAGTAATATGATACATGTGACTGTACCAGCTACCACTGCCAATGTGGGACCTGGATTTGACTGCTTAGGAATTGCTCTTTCTCTATATAATCATATTGAAGTGGAGGAAATACCTGAGGGACTGGTCATAGAAGTAAGTGGTGTGGATCAGGATCTGATTGAAAAAGATGAGGGAAATTTAGTTTATCAAAGCATGTTAAAGGCTTTTAAAGCCATTGGGTACCAACCTTCAGGATTAAGGATCAAGCAGTATAATGGCATTCCTGTGGCCAGAGGATTAGGAAGTAGCGCTGCTTGTATTGTCGGGGGAGTTTTGGCGGCCAACAAAATGTGTGGAAGTCCATTGAGCCAAGATGAAATGCTAGAAATTGCCGTGGAGGTAGAGGGTCACCCGGACAATGTGGCTCCTGCATTACTTGGTGGTGTTGTTGTATCCAATCGGTATGAAGGAAAGACCCATTATGTTAGGGCTCTGGTGCATGAGGATTTGAAGTTTTTAACAGCAATTCCTAATGTGCCTCTCGGTACAAAGGAAGCAAGAGATGCTTTGCCAAGGGTTGTGGCCTTTGAAGATGCTGTGTTTAATGTAGGGAAATCTTCATTGTTAGTGGCGGCTCTGTTTTCAGGAGACCTAGAGAAAATCAAACCAGCCCTACAGGATCGACTACATCAGTCCTATCGCGCTAAGCTCATGAGCTCATTAGAGTCTGTTTTTTTAGAAACAGAAAAAGCCCATTTAGATAGTGTTTTTTTAAGTGGAGCGGGACCAACAGTGATCTTACTGAGATGGCAAAAAGAGGGACAGCGGGAAATAAAGTTTAGAGATATCATTTATCGCATGGAGGAAAATTGGGAAATACAAGATTTAAAAGGAGATAACATAGGTGCCCAGGTATTGAATTAGATTATCAGTCCCTAATTCAAGAATTTATTTAGTACAAAATCAAGTGAAGGTGCTGTTGATGCCATTAAAAATGCACTAGCTCAAGCAAAAAATTAAAAAAATAGATTTTGAGCTTCATAGGTGATTGACATTTTTGCGTACTCAGGGTACAATAGATAAAATCCAACTCCGTCGCAGGTCCTCTACAAGGGTTTGTTGCGGAGCTTTTTTTTAGAAGTACGTCATGAGGAGACAGGGGGAGTAAGGATGTGTAGGGGAGAGGTCGTATTAACAAATGAATTGGGATTGCATGCAAGGGCTGCAAGTGCATTTATTAAAGAATCGTCAAAGTACAAGTGTGAAATAAAAATTCTCAAAGACAATAATGAGTATAATGGAAAGAGTATTATTAGTATATTGGGTATGGGGGCTGTAACTGGTGATTCAATTACGATCATTTGTGATGGTAGTGATGAAAAAAAAGCCCTAGAGACTTTAATCCAGCTGGTAAAAAATCAATTTCATGAGTAATGCAAGGGATGAAATCTTAAAACAAGAAAGCTGAGAACGATCATATGATCATTGTTCTCAGCTTTTTTTTTTATAACTGTTGACAATGGCATGAGAATATATTAAAATATTGTCTATATACTTTTTCGATTTAACGCTTTAACGTAGTAAAGAAAGCGACTAATTTAAGGATAGGGAGTGGGGGAATGGTTTTAGAAAAGGTGTTTTTGCCCGAGGGGGTACAGGATCTACTCATGAAGGACTGCCATCACCGGCGATTGATAGAGGGGCGACTGATGGAGGAATGGGTCAAACAAGGCTATATGGAGGTCAGTAGTCCTACTTTAGAGTATTATGACTTGTTCAGGCAAGGAGAGCAAATGCTCAGGGGAAATAAAATGTTTAAACTAATAGATGCCAAGGGAGATTTACTTGTACTAAGGCCCGATGGCACCCTGCCTATTGCTAGAATGGTAGCCACAAAAATGAAGGATATGGTATATCCCCTTAAGATTTGCTACATACAGGATATTTTTCGACTAGATCAAGAACAAGCCGGAAAGCAAAGGGAATTTAGGCAAGCCGGGGTCGAGGTTTTTGGGGTGGAATCTTATGAAGCTGACGGACAGGTGATTATCACTGCGATTGAAAGTCTTAAGGCCCTAGGTTTGAGTGATTTTCAAATTGAAATAGGACAAACGAAAATATTACAAAGTATATTGGATTCAATGGCAGTTACCACTGATGAAAAAGATGAAATTATCATGCTAATCCATAACAAAAATTTTAGTACCCTGGAGTCTTTATTGGAGAAACTGGACATTGATCCTAAAACACGATTGATTTTAAAGGAGATTCCCAATCTTTTCGGAACTCCCCAGGGGGTAATGGAGTCAGTAGCCGCCCTGCCCATCAATGACAATATAAAACGAGCACTTGAAGAATTACAACAGATTTGTCACATGATACAAGCATATGGATTTGGGCAATATATTTCCGTAGATTTAGGTATGACTGCCCCCTTAGGATATTATACCGGTATTATTTTTAAAGGATTTACAAAGGACTTAGGAACCATCCTTTGTAGTGGGGGACGTTATGACCGATTGCTAATGAGTTTTGGAATGAACTGTCCTGCCACGGGCTTTGCTCTACTCATTGATCAGATCAGAAAGGCACTACATCTCGGACAGCAGAAAAAAAAGGAATCAGGACCTCCCTATTACTTATTGGTAAGCCATGAAGGACGTCATGAGGAAGTGGCAAAGGAAGCAACGCGGTTGAAGAAAACAGGCTGTATTGTGGAGGTAAGCCTACTAAAGGACCCCCAGGCCATTGACATCTATGCTAAGCGAAGAGGCGTAGATAAAATTATTGAAATAGGAGAGAAAAAATAGGTCCTTGGGCAGTGAAATTCGTTTAATGTGATGACAAGGACTCACGGAGCACTTAAGTAAATCAGCGTTAATTCAGATTAAGTTTTAAGGGGGATTTAAATGAATGTGATTAAAATTGCATTAGCTAAAGGACGGCTTGCGGATCAATCAGTAAAATTATTGGAGTCCATTGGAATCGATTGTGGGCCATTGTTAGATAAGGGAAGAAAGCTGATTGTGGCACTTCCTAAGGATCATTTGGAAGTGGTTTTTGTGAAGGCTCCCGATGTACCCACATACGTGGAGCATGGGGCTGTGGACATGGGGATTGTGGGAAAGGATGTTCTGCTGGAGGCCAATAAACAGCTTTATGAGGTATTGGATTTACAGTTTGGGAAATGTAAATTTTCAGTAGCGGGAAGTACTTCTATGGAAAATTACCCTACACCACATATGCGAGTGGCCACAAAGTATCCTAATATAGCCAAGAATTTCTTTCAATCTAAGGGACAATCGGTGGAGATTATTAAGCAAGAGGGTTCTGTAGAGTTAGCGCCCATGGTAGGCTTGGCCGATGTTATTGTGGACATAGTAGAAACAGGGAACACCCTTAGGGAAAATGGGCTTATGGTTTTTGAAGATATTGTTGAGATTAGTGCCAGATTAGTATTGAACCAAGTAAGTTATAAAACAAAACATCAGGAAATACGAGGATTGATTGATCGGATTGCTGAAAAAACAGGAAAGTAAAGGGGGAGCAATGGATGGAAGTTTTAGATTTTAAAGACATAGATCAACAGACTCTATTGGCAAAGCTAGAAGGCAGAAACACCTTGGATTTTAGAGAATATAACGAAGTGGTTCAGGAAATTTTAGATGAGGTGAACAAGAAGGGAGATCAGGCCCTACTGTCATATACGGAAAAATTTGATGGGGTGAAATTAACCAGTGGGGATCTATTAGTGAAGCCTGAAGAATTTGAAAGGGCCTATGAAAAAGTGAGCGAGGATTTTATTAAGGCACTTCGAGTGGCCATTGAAAATATTCGGGCGTACCACAGTCGACAAAGGCAAAATTCTTGGTTTATCTCAGAGCAACAGGGAATTTTTTTAGGGCAAAAGATTACCAGTATTGCCCGGGTTGGCATTTATGTGCCAGGGGGAACCGCAGCTTATCCATCTTCGGTTTTAATGAATGCCATACCAGCCCTGGTAGCTGGCGTTAAAAGAATTGCAATGGTGACGCCACCATTGAAGGATGGATCTGTTAATCCTAACGTTTTAGTGGCAGCCAAGGAACTGGGAATTGAAGAAATTTATAAGGTAGGAGGGGCCCAGGCCATTGGGGCTTTAGCCTTTGGAACAGACAGTATCCCAAAGGTGAATAAAATCGTGGGACCTGGTAATATTTATGTGGCCACAGCCAAGAGATTGGTCTATGGCTATGTAGACATTGATATGATCGCAGGGCCCAGTGAAATTTTAGTGATTGCAGATGAAAGTGCCAATCCAAGATATGTGGCTGCGGATTTACTATCCCAAGCAGAGCATGATACATTGTCTTCAGCTATTTGCATTACCACCAGCAGATTCCTGGCAGAGCAGATCAAGACAGAACTCATCAGACAAACAAAGGAATTAGAGCGGAAAGAGATTGTTGAAGCATCCCTGAAGCAATTTGGTCAAATCATTGTTGTGGAAACACTAGAAGAAGCAACGACTTTGGCTAATGAAATTGCACCAGAGCATTTAGAGCTCTGCGTGGCCCAGCCATTTGAGCTAGTACAGGCAATCGAAAATGCAGGGTCAATTTTTCTAGGACATTTCGCTCCTGAATCCTTGGGAGATTATATAGCTGGACCCAATCATGTGCTTCCCACCAGTGGAACAGCTAAATTCTATTCGCCATTATCTGTAGATGATTTTATTAAGAAATCCAGTTTGCTTTATTATGACCGCAGTGCTTTGGAAAAGGTGAAAAATGAGGTGATGATCCTTGCCCAGGTGGAGGGACTCACAGCACACAAAAATGCAGTGAAGGTGAGGTTTGAAGAAGATGAGGAATGATTTGGTTAGAAAAAGTATTGAGAAGTTACAGCCCTACGAACCTAATGAAATTTATTGTGATATCAAACTCGATGCCAATGAAAATAATGGTGCCACCATGCTCTGGAACGAAAAAATTGCCAAGGCCCTTATGGGATTACAGATTAATCAGTATCCTGACACTAATGCAGAAGAGATTAAAGGGATTCTAGGAAGACAACTGGGGGTTCAAAAGGATCAATTGGTCATTGGTTGTGGTTCTGATCAACTGATTACCATGCTATTCAATGCATTTGTGGATTCTAAAGATCGAATTTTAACCCTATCCCCTACTTTTAGTATGTACAGGGTTGCCTGTGACATTGCTGGAGGCATAACGGTGGAAGCGCCCCTAGGCAAGGATTTTGAATTTGATTATTTTACATTCATTAAGGCAGTAAAAAAAGTAGAACCAAAGATGATCTTTTTAACCAATCCTAATAATCCAACCGGAGGGGTTATTTCAAGAGAACATATCATCAAAATAATTGAGAACACAACAGCTGTGGTGGTGGTGGATGAGGCCTATTATGAATTTTATGGAGAGACAGTGGCGGACTTGGTCAACTACTATTCAAACTTAATTGTTTTAAGGACACTGTCCAAGGGCTATGGATTGGCAGGGGCTAGAATTGGTTATTCCATAAGCAATAAAACAGTAACCAGGGTGTTGAAGAAGGTGAAACCACCCTATAATGTCAGTAGCCTAGACCAAATCGCTGCAAAGGTATGTCTGGAAAATAAAGTTTTATTGCAGGAAAGCCTAAGGGAAGTCATTGAAGAACGAGAGAATTTGATAGCGGCATTGGAATCCGTTGACGAAATTAAAACATTTAAAACCAAAGGGAATTTTGTTTTGATAGAGGTAGAAGAGGCAAAATTATTATTCAACTATTTAACAGAAACCGGTATTGCGGTACGTTACTTTGGTGGACAGGGCCCATTGAAGAATTGTATTCGAATTTCCGTGGGAACAAAGGAAGAAAATCGGGTTTTGATGAAGGCAGTTAAGGGTTATTTTATTAAAAAAACTGAATCCTTGGCGTCGGGAGTCAGTGCATAACAAGGCAGATTTCACAAGGGGGATTAAATATGACAAGAAGTTATCGAGGGGATCGTAGGACAAAGGAAACGGATATCGAACTCATTCTTAACTTAGATGGGAAGGGCCAAGGGAAAATTGCAACTGGTATTGGTTTTTTTGATCATATGCTAGAGCAAATTATGAAGCATGGACAGTTGGATCTAGAACTCAAGGCTGTTGGAGATATTGAAGTAGACTTTCATCACACAGTAGAGGACGTGGGGATCTTAATGGGAAAAGCAATTGCTGAGGCCCTGGGAGATAAAAAAGGGATTGTACGATATGCCACTGCCTTCATCCCCATGGATGAAGCACTGTCCATGGTTTCCATGGACATCAGCGGACGCCCATTTTTACAGTATGGAGTAAACTACTCAGGAGAGTTTGTAGGGCAGTTTGAAGTACAGCTGGTAGAAGAATTTTTTAGAGCTCTGGCATTTAATAGTGGGATCACCCTACATATTCAAACCCAATATGGAAGAAATAATCATCATATTGTAGAAAGTATTTTCAAGGCCTTTGCAAAGGCCCTAAGGGAAGCAATCACCATCGATCCGCGAATCGAAGGGGTACTATCGACTAAGGGAAGTCTCTAAGGGGGAGTGAGAGAAATGATCGCAATTATAGATTATGGTATGGGCAATTTAAGAAGTGTTCAAAAGGCTTTTGAAAAAATGGGAATACAAGCGGTTATCACGGCGGAGCAAGCTGTGATTGAATCAGCCCAGGGATTAGTAATTCCTGGGGTGGGAGCCTTTGAGGATGCCATGAAAAACCTAAGGGACAAAAAATTAG
Encoded proteins:
- the thrC gene encoding threonine synthase encodes the protein MWEGIISKYSSYFGVADGEKVITLNEGNTPLIAAENIGEMLGGIKLYLKYEGLNPTGSFKDRGMTMAVSKAVEAGSKAIICASTGNTSAAAAAYAAKAGIQCFVLIPNKKIALGKLSQAVIYGAKIIPVEGNFDDALRIVQEIAAEGRVTLVNSVNPYRLIGQRSGAYEVCEQLEGEIDYLSIPVGNAGNISAYWAGFKDYFEAGKLKKLPVMLGFQAEGAAPIVENRIFENPETVATAIRIGNPASWEKAVAARDDSKGLIDKVTDEEILSAQRLLASKEGIFVEPASAASVAGVIQLSKKGYFKKGQKVVCVLTGNGLKDPSVVDVEKELKVYGVHTEEIKILINECLGGE
- a CDS encoding nickel-dependent lactate racemase family protein, with translation MKPIGLAYGRKEVLLGLPEKTLVQVLEGKPNGHEKTEEAIIVEALSNPMGTDRLQDIVKAGQRVCLVISDVTRAWQKMSLYLPYIVEELNQAGILDENIIFLCATGSHRKQSREEHKLLLGEELALRFQVIDHDCRDESNLVDLGKTSFGTPVQINRIAMDCDHIIITGAIVYHDLVGWGGGKKSILPGIAGYQSIMGNHGLSLSHIEGAGTHPHVKSGNIVQNPLHEDMLEAAGIVNPSFLFNVMMDEAGNIGNAVAGHFEGAHEVGRKLVSESDGIFINEKADLVIASAGGFPKDMNLYQASKALSNGKEALKPGGTMILLCQCEEGFGHPEVQEIITGFESNLARETELRRNYTIAKYAGFLVTEIAAKYKVILVSEIDPVLLEAANIKVVSTLESALKLVGGIQDAILKTYVIPKAANVLPIVASDSN
- a CDS encoding ACT domain-containing protein, translated to MFILIQQMYTVDKQKGGVMMERDGGTHYIVNEKALPIVLLKTVEAKELLKKGEVVTIHEAVDRVGMSRSAYYKYKDYIFPLYEMNKGKIITMHLILKHLPGILSEVLNQIAESEASVLTINQSIPAHGIANISVALETRQMTINIEELILKMEQIKGVQKINILAQE
- the hisG gene encoding ATP phosphoribosyltransferase codes for the protein MNVIKIALAKGRLADQSVKLLESIGIDCGPLLDKGRKLIVALPKDHLEVVFVKAPDVPTYVEHGAVDMGIVGKDVLLEANKQLYEVLDLQFGKCKFSVAGSTSMENYPTPHMRVATKYPNIAKNFFQSKGQSVEIIKQEGSVELAPMVGLADVIVDIVETGNTLRENGLMVFEDIVEISARLVLNQVSYKTKHQEIRGLIDRIAEKTGK
- a CDS encoding HPr family phosphocarrier protein, which encodes MCRGEVVLTNELGLHARAASAFIKESSKYKCEIKILKDNNEYNGKSIISILGMGAVTGDSITIICDGSDEKKALETLIQLVKNQFHE
- the hisZ gene encoding ATP phosphoribosyltransferase regulatory subunit; translated protein: MVLEKVFLPEGVQDLLMKDCHHRRLIEGRLMEEWVKQGYMEVSSPTLEYYDLFRQGEQMLRGNKMFKLIDAKGDLLVLRPDGTLPIARMVATKMKDMVYPLKICYIQDIFRLDQEQAGKQREFRQAGVEVFGVESYEADGQVIITAIESLKALGLSDFQIEIGQTKILQSILDSMAVTTDEKDEIIMLIHNKNFSTLESLLEKLDIDPKTRLILKEIPNLFGTPQGVMESVAALPINDNIKRALEELQQICHMIQAYGFGQYISVDLGMTAPLGYYTGIIFKGFTKDLGTILCSGGRYDRLLMSFGMNCPATGFALLIDQIRKALHLGQQKKKESGPPYYLLVSHEGRHEEVAKEATRLKKTGCIVEVSLLKDPQAIDIYAKRRGVDKIIEIGEKK
- a CDS encoding homoserine dehydrogenase; this encodes MIKLGKIKIALLGMGTVGTGVWQIVHENKEEILRSCGYEIEVSKILVRDLEKKRNADIPQSLLTTNYEEIVNDKEIEIVVELMGGIEPAKGYIMKAIENKKHVVTANKALIASHGDEIIEKAKEKKVIIQYEASVGGGIPVLQAIKEGLSGNKIQEVMGIVNGTTNYILTKMTKEKVDFETVLKEAQDKGYAEADPTADIEGYDAAHKLTILASLSFGSNVNFDSVYREGITKITPLDIEYADELGYAIKLLAIGKEKDNEMELRVHPTFIPLSHPLAAVGDAFNAVFLKGNAVGELMFYGKGAGDLPTGSAVVGDMISIIKNKCNLADESLKTVDKKPNKSVKPMSEINCEYYIRVMVKDRPAVLGKIASLIGDSGVSLSTVIQKGEGDPSVSLVFITHRTNEGNIKRALDAIIAVPEVVELANLIRVENS
- a CDS encoding MgtC/SapB family protein, with product MISIGETILRLVLSALTGGLVGMEREANNRPAGLRTHVLVTLGSTLIMLISMYGFDGLGVDGQGGEPARLAAQVVSGIGFLGAGTILRTGNNISGLTTAASIWVCGGIGLAIGSGYYIGGLTTAGIVFFTLKSLGLVENKLFKKKYKSLILQCRERPGLVGDIGHLLGKNNIIIKDIKVINEYDQYDEYDESNSIEIHFMVKIPSKFYGEKFFEELLDINGIRDAMWDGTSKVYNVKRSVK
- a CDS encoding glycerol-3-phosphate responsive antiterminator; translated protein: MKETIFERIVENPIIAAIQKESDLDIALLSQVNTIFLLRADIFNIKYLVDKIKSNDKSVFIHMDFLEGIGRDAKAIDYIAKVVKPDGIISTKSSHIKIAKEKGMFTIQRFFLIDNQSYNMTIKSVELTHPDMIEIMPGVIPGVIGRMTKKLTTPVIAGGLIESKQDIIEVLKAGALGASTGKKELWEL
- the thrB gene encoding homoserine kinase → MIHVTVPATTANVGPGFDCLGIALSLYNHIEVEEIPEGLVIEVSGVDQDLIEKDEGNLVYQSMLKAFKAIGYQPSGLRIKQYNGIPVARGLGSSAACIVGGVLAANKMCGSPLSQDEMLEIAVEVEGHPDNVAPALLGGVVVSNRYEGKTHYVRALVHEDLKFLTAIPNVPLGTKEARDALPRVVAFEDAVFNVGKSSLLVAALFSGDLEKIKPALQDRLHQSYRAKLMSSLESVFLETEKAHLDSVFLSGAGPTVILLRWQKEGQREIKFRDIIYRMEENWEIQDLKGDNIGAQVLN